TATCCGACCGGCGGGGCGTCGGTCTCGGTGTCGTCGTCGATGCCCTGGCGGGCCAGTTCGACGGCCTGGCCGACCCAGTAGGCGACGGCCTGGTCGTCGACGACGAACGCGCCGTCGTCGATTGCCTCGATGAGCGAGCCGCCGTGGTTGCTGGTCATCCGCTCGAGGATCGTCCGCGAGATCTCGTCGACGGTGAGTGGTGTGGGTGCCATGGTGTCCTCCTTGGAACGTAGGCGGTGAATGTGACATTCACAGGCTACGGGAGGCCTCCGACATTGCTGCGGCGAGCGCGGCAGCGCCCCGCCGGTAGATCCCGGCGGGGCGCTGGTGGGGGTCAGTCTTCGCCGGGGAGGGCGATGATGATGCACGCCTGGCCGGTGAGGTTGTACCCCTCGATGCTCACGCGGAGTCGCTGGCGGCTGGCGGTGGTGGCGGTGCTCGGGTTGCCGGAGCGGGTGGCGTTCGGCACGCGCAGCACGTAGGTCTCGCGCGGGACGAGATCGCCGGCGACCTGGCGGGCGGTGGGGCGGATGACGTTGAGCACGTCCCAGAATCGGGCGTCCTCGCTCTGCCAGTCGCCCTCGCGGGTCCACTGCACCGCGGCCTCGTAGGCGGCGCGGGTGAGCAGTACCGTGAGCCGGTATCCGGCCTCGAGGGCGGTGGCGGGGTTGAAGTGCAGCAGCAGCCCGTCTGCGACGGCCTCCTCTGCGGTGTAGACGGCGATGATTTCTGCGCCCTTGAACGGGTTTTCGCTCTGCTCGGTCATGGTGTCCTCCCGGATCGCTTGCTAGTGAATGTGACGCTTACACTCTAAGTGAGGGGTCAGACATTGGGCCCGGCGGGTGAGCGCAGGACGATGGGGAGACGGCGGCGTGCATGACTGAGACGTGGATCTACGAGCGCACGGCGGACAACTCTGCGCGCTTCGTGCTGGGGACGGTGGGCGTAAACCCTCTCGTGTGCGTCGGTGTGAACCCCAGCACCGCGGCGCCGGGAGACCCGGATCGCACCGTCAGCAAGGTCATGGGGTTCGCGGCCCGAAACGGGTTCGACAGCTGGGTGATGCTGAACCTCTACCCGCAGAGATCCATCGACCCCAAGGGCATGCACCTGGTGCACGACCCCCAGCTGCAAGCCGATAACGAGCGACACATCGCCGATCTCATCGGCGGACGCCAGCTCACGATCGTCGCCGCGTGGGGCGAGCTGATCCGATCCCGCCCTTACCTCCCGCAGATGCTTGAGGGCATCGCCTCGGTGACGGATGCCTCCGGCTGTGACTGGGTGTCGATCGGCGATCTGCTCAAGAGCGGGCACCCCCGGCATCCGTCACGCGCCCGCTACGCCTGGCCGTTGCAGAGCTTCGACGTGGCGAGCTATCTGGCCTAGACGTGACGGTGCCCCGCCGATTGATCCCGGCGGGGCACCGTGCGGCTATTCCTCGTCCTCCGACCATTCCAGGCGGGGGTCGAAGTGGAACCGCTCGCGGGCCTCGTTGTGGGCGAGGTCGTCGCTGCGGGCCACGTACTCGTCCTCGCTGAGCCGGGAGCCGTGGCCGTTCGCCCAGGGGAGCGGGTCGCGGTCACCGTCGCTCTCGGCCAGCCAGGTCTCGCGGATGATGTGGTCAGCGGTGCCGGTGTGCCCCAGCTCGTCGAACAGGTCGGCGAGGATGCGGCCCTCGGTCATGTTGATCGAGCTGAACACGTCGTCATGCCACCTGCCGATCATGTCGGCCGCGGCCGCGACGACGGCGAGGTCGGGGATCGTTCCGCTGCTCATCGCTGCACCTTCCCCAGTCCCCAGTCGGCTCGTTCCTCGTCGGCCATCCACACGGCCCGGTCGAGCGCGTGGTGAAGGTCGACGCCGCGCGCGTCGGCCAAGTGCACGAGATCCGTGAGCACGTCCCGGATCGCCTGGTCCGGCTCGCTCGGCTCGTCGTCGTACCAGGCCGCGATGAGCGTGTCCGTGCGGAACCGCGAGCGCTGCATGGTGTCGGTCTCGGTGTTCGCGTGCAGCTCGCGGCTCATCGTGAGCTCGAGCTGCGTGGTGGGGTTTGCCATGGTGTCCTCCAGGATCGTTGGCTAGTGAATGTGACATTTACAGCCTAGGGAGGGGGTCAGACATTGGCCGCGGCGAGCGCGACGGTGCCCCGCCGGATGATCCCGGCGGGGCACCGATTAGAGCGTCAGCGGCGGATGCCGCGCGCCCAGTAGAGCGCCCACGGCAGGTCGAACCGTGCCGCGATGCCGTCGTGGGCGATGTGCAGCGCGCTCGCCGCGTACCGGCGCGTGGGGAGCGGCTGGATGCGCTGCGGGTGCACGTCTCGCTCGGGAGCCTGGTGCGGGGTGCTGCCGGTGAGGATGCGGCGGGCCGTGCCCTGGTAGGCGCGGTCGGCGTAGCCGGTGATGACCTGGAAGGCCACGAAGCCGGGCCCGCCCCACGGGGCGGCGTACTCCGTGTCGAACAGCCTCCACGTCTCGGTGATCGTCCGCGCGGCCGGATCGAAGCTGCGAGTGTGGATGACCGCCTCCGGGTCGTCCGGCCGCTCGGCCTCGATCGCGTCCAGCGCCGTGCCCAGCCGGTCGAGCACGCGGCGAGCGCGGGCGATCTCATCGCGGCTGCTGAGCGCGTCGTGGTCGCCGCGGTCGATCGAGTGCACCCACTCATCGCAGGCCCACGCGGTGAGCGGGAACGTCTCAAGGCATGCCCAGTCGCGGAACGCCTCGACGATCGGGTTGCGCCGGGTCGCGCTCGCCGCGGTCACGGTGCCACCACCCGCAGGGAGCGCAGCCAGTCGACCTCTTGGGCGTCGAGAACATGCCCGGTCGTGATCCAGTCGGCGGCATCGTCGGTGCCGTCGAGATCGCGGAGCGTGTACACCTGGCGGGGGGCGTCGTCGTGTTCGGGGTTGCCGTCGTAGATCGTGCCGTCGTTGAGGAACACCCGGATGCGGCCGGTGCTCTCGGTGGTGTCGATCTGCGCGACGGCCGCGCCGTCGATGAGGGACACGTACCCGTGCACGTCGATGCCTGCGGCCTCGCCTGCGTGGTCGGCGACGGCCCGCTCGGCGGCGCCGGTCGCGAGCGCGCGGATCGCGTCGGCGTCCACGTCGCCCTGGCCGAGCGCTTGGGTGAGCCCGTCGATGTCCTCGTAGTTGAGCGCGATCGTCTCGGCGACGATCTCGCTGATCGGTTTGGTTGCCATGGTGTCCTCCCGGATCGTTGGCTAGTGAATGTGACGTTCACAGCCTAGGGAGGGGGTCGGACATCGGCGCGCGCTCGCCGCGAACGTGGGGCGCTCGCCGATGTCCGGGCGGGCTACATCTGCCCGACATCCCGCGCCATGCGCTCGCGGAACGCCGCGCACGCCGCGTCGATGACGGCGGCACGATAGGTGCTGCTCTCGCCCGCGGGGAGGGTCGCGAGCGCGTCTCGGAGGGCGGTGCGGGTGCTGTAGTGCAGAGCCTCGGATGCCTTGTGCGCCGAGCGGGTGCTGATGTCGTGGGTGATCCGCTCGATGATCTCCGGGACGGTGAGTGGGGGCAGCTCGAAGCGGTAGCCGGCGAGGTCGGCCAGGATGATCGCGCGCTGCCGATCGGTGAGCGGGGTGCCGTACCCGCTGCTGGGGTACAGCTCGAGGTCTCCGCTGCGGCCAGCCCGGATGTTCACGCGGACGTAGGGACGCTCGGCGCGGCCGATGCGCACGTTGCTGATGCGCTCGCCGCTGTCGGGGTCGATCGGGCAGAGGTCGGCGCGCGGCTCGCCGAGTGTGGGGCCGGGCTCGTGACTGCGGGCGTCGGAGACCTCCCAGGTCAGTCCGGCCGCGGTGAGTCGGTCGCCGAAGGTGAGGGGTGCGGTTGCCATGGTGTCCTCCCGGATCGTTGGCTAGTGAATGTGACGTTCACAGCTTACGGGTGGGGTCGGACACTGCGGCGAGCGCGGCAGCGCCCCGCCGGTCAGTTCCGGCGGGGCGCTGCGGGAGGGGTCGTGCTCGTCGCCTACTGGGGGGAGAGGGCGTTGGTGACCTGAGTCTTGATCTCTTCGGCGGCGAGGATCATCGCGCCGTCCTTGTGTGACTCGCCGTAGGCCGCGATCACGCCCGCGATCGCGCCCCATTCGGCTGCGGCCAGGCTCACGGGGATGGGCTTCGGCTGTGATCCTGCGGGCGATCCGCTCTCGCTGGTCATGGTGTCCTCCTGGGTGTCAGGTAGTGAATGTGATGTTCACAGTCTAGGGCGGGGGTCGGACATTGCGGCGAGCGCGACAGCGCCCCGCCGGTAGATCCCGGCGGGGCGCTGTCGGTGGGTCAGTAGTCCTCGTCGGTGCGGGCGAGGGTGTCGATGATCCGCAGTCCGTTGTGGAGGGGGATGGTGACGGTGGACAGGAGCGTGTAGCCCTGTGCGCCGTAGGCGTTCAGGTCGTCGTCGCGCTGCTGGCGAGCGCGGTTGCTGGCGATCTCGCCCTCCGCCTCGGTGTACTGGCGGGTGTCGATGGTGATGAATCGAGTGCGGTTTGCCATGGTGTCCTCCCGGATCGTTGGCTAGTGAATGTGACATTCACAGCCTACGGGTGGCCTCCGACATTGGAGCTGCCCACGGGTATAGGCCTCGGTTTCGGGGGTTCGCAGACATCGCAGGGCGGTGCCCCGCGACCGTCGCCGCGAGGCACCACACGAGGGGCTGGCTATGCGCCGGGGCACTCGGTGTCGATGTCGTCCTGGTCGAGCGGCAACAGTCCGCACGCCTGGCAGGTCGTCGTCCCGGTGAAGCGGCCGCTCTGCCACTGGTGGGCGAGCGGCTCGGCGGGTGCGTCCTCGTCGTCGGTGTCCATGGTCGCGGTCGCGCCGCAGTCCAGGCACCGGGCGGCGACGTCGCCGTTGAGGGTGACGACGACGCCGGGGACGCCGGAGAGCCATTCGATGTTGGCGTGGTCGCAGTCGGTAGTGGTGGTGGCCATGATGTCCTCCCGGAACGCTGGCTAGTGAATGTGACATTCACAGTCTAGAGAGGGGATCGGACATCGGCGGCGAGCGCACGCGACGGTGCCCTGCCGGTCGTCCGGCGGGGCACCGCGTGGGGTCAGGCCGCGTCGAGCGGCGTCCAGTCCCGTTCGTGGGCGGGGGTGTAGTCGATCAGCGCCGCGAGGCGGTCGCGTGCGGCCTGTAGCGCCTCGATCTCGGTGTCGTTGCTGTCGCCCTCGGCGGCGGCGAAAGTGTCCTCGATCAGACCGGCGATCTCCTTCTGTGCCGCCTCGTCGATGAGGGTGAGGCGGGCGATCTCGCCGTCCGGGTAGCGGGCATCCAGCGCCGCGGCGTCCTGGTAGTCGAAGGCCCACTGCTCGCCGAGGATCGCGAACGCCGCGGCGATGTCGCGGCCGCGGTCGCCGGTGCTGATCGCGACGTAGCCGCGGTTCAGGCCGGTGCCGACGTGCGGGTGCAGGTCGGCGTGGTCGGGGCCGAAGGTGATGTAGGTGGTCATGGTGTCCTCCCGGATCGGTTGGTAGTGAATGTGACGTTCACAGTCTAGGGCGGGGGTCGGACATCGCCGCGGGGTGTCGGTCGTGGGGTGCGTGGTGCGTGAGCGCCCCAGCCGAGGCGTAGGGCGCTCACGTCGTGGGGTGTGGCTACGCCTTCCAGGTGCCTTCCCAGCCCTCGGGGAGACGCACGCCGTGCTCGCCGTGCTCGTCGGTCTGGTGCAGGTACACGAGCACGTCGCCGGGGTCGGGGTCGGCCTCGTACTGCGGCACGGTGCGCTCGATGGTGTTGATCTGGCCGACGCTGTTGTAGCGCACGTCCACGTCGATCGCGCGCAGGTAGCCGTCCTCGACGTTGACGTGCTGATCGCAGCGCGGGCACCACAGCACGACGCGCTCGCCGTAGTCGGTCGGCTCGTCGAGCTCGACGATGCGCAGCGCGGGGAAATCGGCTGCCTCGATCTCGTGCATGACGCTCCACAGCCGGTCGATCAGGTCGTCGGCAGGGATGCGGGGAGCGGCCGCGGCCGCGGGTTCGGTGGTGGTCATTGTGTCCTCCTGGGAACGGTGAAGGCCTGCGGCGAGCGCGGGCGGGGATTAGAACTCGAGGTGCTCCCGCCGAGGGGAGGGGCGTGTAGCCGGCTCCCCTCGGGTGGGTGGTGCTCGCCGCCGCCGGGGTAGGTGTGCACCCGGCGGCGGCGAGGGGGTCAGACGGCTTCGACCAGCCCAGGGCTGACGCGCCAGCCGTTGGCGAGCGTGTACGACTTGGGGTTGGTGCGGACGATGAGCGTCTCGACTCCGGCCAGCCCGTCACGGGTGGTGCGCGGGTTGGCGACGATGCGCACGCGGGTTCCGGGGATCAGGCTCGGCAGCGCGGCCGCGGTGGCTTGCAGGGCAGCGGCGAGCGCGTCGTCGCTGTGCCCGGTCGGCTCGACGGTGGCGGTGCGGGCGAGGGTGTACACCTTGCCGGGTTCGGTGAGGGCTGCGATCTTCGCCTTGGTGCGGGCGAAGTCGATCAGCACGTACTCGGTGCCGCGGAAGCGGAACGTGTCGCCGGGGGTGCGGGTGATGAGGGTGGTGGTGTCGGTCATGGCGTCCTCCTTGGACTCTCGACGGTGAATGTGACATTCACAGGCTACGGGTGGCCTCCGACATTGGGCGGGGCGGGCGGCGCGGTCTGCGCGCCCGCCCCGGCGTGGGTCACTGGGCGGCGATCGCCGCGGTGATCTCGGCGGTGACCCGCTCGCGCTTGGCGTCGGCATCGCGCCCCGGCTCGAAGTGACCGAACGCGGTCAGGTACGCCTCGATCTGCCCGCGCAGGTACTCGGTGTTGCTGGCGTCGGCGTTGAGGCCGATGATCGCGTAGCGCGCTGCGCTCGCCGCGGCCCGCCAGCCGCTCTGCGTGAGGCCGTGGGGGTCGCCCTCGGGGAGCGAGTAGGGCTGCTCGATCTGGCCGTCGCGCGCGGTGTACTTGGTGACGGTGCGCTCGGTGACCACGACGGCATCCAGATAGTCGGGGTCGCCCTGCCCGCCGAGGGGCACCCACACCTGGGGGTCGTCGTCCGGGTGGTCGGCGTCGATGCGAGCGAGCAGGGCGGGCATTGCGGGGTCGAGGGTGAACGGGTCGCTGAGGCTGTAGTCGTCCCAGGCCTGGCGCAGCTCGTCCGGCTCGATGGTCGTCCATCCCTCGTCGAACTCGGCGCGCAGCGGAGCGTGGAAGCGGATCGCGCGCTCGACGGCTGCGCGGATGTCGTGGACGTTGTTGATGGTCTCGGTCATGGAGTCCTCCCGGAACGATTGCTAGTGAATGTGACATTCATAGGCTACGGGTGGCCTCCGACATCGCGCGGGGACATCGCGAGTGCGTCACGGGCGAGTGCCCGCCGGGGTGACCGGCGGGCACTCGGTGACGCTCAGCGGGCGAACGCCCAATCCGGGAGCACGGCTGCCGAGCAGAGGGTCGCGACGATCTGGCTCATGCCGTGGTCGGGGTCGATCGCGAGGGCGCGGTCGGTGTAGACGGTGGCGTGAGTGGATCGGCCCAGCGCCCAGGACAGCCAGGCGGCGGCGGCGAGCAGGTTGGGGCGCTCCTGGTCGTCGGCGTAGGCGGCAAGGTGGCGCACGAGCGCGAGTCCCGCCGTCAGCCGGTCGGCGTCGGGGCGGTCGCCCTGTCCGTAGAGGGTGCGGGCGATGCTCTCGGGGACGGGTGCGCCCATGATCGAGTGGCCGATCTGCGCGGCCAGGGCACGGGTGCCGTTGCCGCGGTCGGTGGCCCACTGGATGAGGGCCACGTCACGCCACAGCGGGATGCCGATGCCGGTGAGCAGGATCGCAGCCTGGCGGGTGTCGAGGTCGGCGGGGTCACCGGTCAGGGCGTCCTCCGCGACGGCGACGAAGTCCGCGAGGGCATCGTCGTCCATCCGCGCGGCCGCGAACGCGATCCGGGCGGCACGCGCCGGGTCGGCGTCGGGGATGCTCGCCCCGGCGGTCTGGGATGCTGCGACCTTCTCGCGCAGCGCGTCCGGGGTCGCGATCTCGGCGACGGGGCGCGGTGCCTCGCCGGTCAGGTGGCTGCCGTAGCCGTCGCTGGCGACGTAGAGCACGTCCACCAGGTGCAGTCCCTGCCGGTCGGCGACATCGGCGATCTGCTGGCCGAGATCGCGGGTGCTGTCGGCGTCCTCGGCGGCGTAGATCACGGCGGCTACCCCGGTCACGCGCGGCACTCGGCAGACCAGCCCGAGGCCGGTGTGCGCGAGCGTCGCGGCATCCGCGTCGAGGTCGAGTCGCATCGCCCCGATCGTGCGCGACGCCTCGAAGGGCACGAGCACGAGCGAGTCCTGCGGGGTGAAGCCGAGCAGCGCGGGCACGAGGCCGAGGAAGTCGCGCGGGGTGCCCGCCTTGATGGTGGTCGGTGTGGTGGCCATGGTGTCCTCCCGGAACGTTGGCTAGTGAATGTGACATTTACAGGCTACGGGAGGCCTCCGACATTGGTCGATGCACGCCAGGAGCCGACTCCCGACTGGCTCGTCGAAGGAGCAACCCTCGGAGAGCTCGCCGGGAAGATCGACGTTCCCGCCCAGGCGCTGGCCGAGACGGTCGCGCGATTCAACGAGCACGCCGCCCGTGGGGAGGATCCGGACTTCCACCGCGGTGCGAGCGCGTACGACCGCTACTGGGGAGACGAACAGAACCCGTATCCCAATCCCAGCCTCGCACCGCTCGAGCAAGGCCCCTACTACGCTCTCGCCGTGGTGAACGGCTGCTTCGGCACCAGCGGAGGGATCGCCACCGACGGCCTCGGAAGGGTCCTCGACGCAGACGGCGATGCCATACGCGGCCTGTTTGCGGTCGGCAACGCCTCCGAGAACGCCTTCGCCGCCGGCTACCCCGGCGCCGGCGCCACGCTCGGTCCGATCATGACCATGGCCTACCTTCTCGGGCGTACCGCCAGCGGCGCGTCGATCGGCGACCTGAGCCTTGCCGACGGAGCCGGGGCACGATGATCCGTCACGTCGTGTTCTTCTCGTTCGCAGCGAACCATGATCCTGCCGTGCTCGAGGAGTGGCGCGACCTGCTCGATGGTCTGCTCGGAAAGATTCCCGGCCTGGTCCGACTGTCACACGGCCCCGACGTGATGCGCAGCGAACGCGCATGGGACTATGCACTCGTCGCCGACTTCCGCACCCTCGACGATGTCCGTGCCTACGCGACGCACCCCGCGCATCTGCCGCTCTTCCCTCTCTCCGGAGCGATCTCGGAGCAGATCGCCTCGGTCGACTTCGAGATCGACGAGCAGTAGAGGAAGTACCCAGGCGCCGTGAAGAGCGAGGATGGTTTCTCGATGCCCCGAGTACGTGCGGTCACCCCCACCGTGGCAGAGGAGCTCCGCGACCTGAAGGCACGCTATTTTCACTACGTCGACCTGAAGCAGTGGGACGAACTGCGCGGACTCTTCGTGGACGACTGCGTCTTCGAAGGACTGTGGGCCGCCGCGCCCGACCCCGACACGTTCGTGGAGAACCTGATGCGCAACATGACCGAAGAGGTCGTCAGCGTCCATCACGGGTTCATGCCGCAGTTTCGGCGGATCGATGACTTCTCGGCTCGCGGGCGCTGGGCCATGACCGACTATCTGACGTGGCCACGCGGGTCACGAGGGTATATGGGGATCACCGTGCCGGAACAGAGGGGGATGCGGGGATATGGCTACTACGAGGAGCTCTACCGACTCACCGAGTCCGGCTGGCGCATCGCCTTCATGCGACTGAGCCGGATCCGCATGGATCCCATCGTTGGCGACGCGCCTGCGATCGACTACCCGGTGGTTCCCGCGGTCCCCGGCTGGCTGGACTGACGCCGACCCGCGGGTGCCGCACCCTCTGGTCCGAACCGTGAGCGCCGGCTCAGGTGAGGGTGTGGAGGGGCCAGCCGGTGTATGCCTCGGCGAGGAAGCGGCGGCCGGCTTCGGACTCGACGACGGATTGGAGCTCTCCGAGCTGGCGGAGGCGGTCGAAGTCCCTTGCATCGGGGGCGACGTGAAGCATGCTGGTCATCCACCAGGAGAAGTGCTGGGCCTTCCAGATGCGGTGCAGCGCCGTCTCGGGGAAGGCCTCGACGAGGCGGCTGTCCCTCTCGAGCAGAAGCGCGCGCAGCGCGCGCTCGAGAACGAGGACGTCGGCTACGGCAAGGTTCATGCCTTTCGCGCCGGTGGGCGGCACGGTATGGGCGGCGTCGCCGATGAGTGCGAGGCGGCCGCGAAGCAGTTCGAGGGCGACGAAGCTCCGGAATCGCAGCACGTCGCGTTGGAAGACGGGGCCTTCCTTGAGCGTCGTCCCCGGCACCCGCTTCTGCAGTTCTTCCCACAGTTGCTCCTCGGTGAGGGTGCTGGGGTCGGTGCGGGGATCGCATTGGAAGTACATGCGCTGCACGGTGGTGCTTCGCTGGCTGATGAGCGCGAAGCCATCGGGGGAGTTGCTGTAGATGAGCTCGTCGGCGCTGGGCGGCGCCTCGCAGAGGATGCCGAACCAGGCGAACGGGTACTCGCGGAAGTGCCCGCCTGTGTGGGAACCGGTTACGGCCTCCCGCACGACACTGCGTGACCCGTCGGCGCCGACGACGAACTCGGCCTCGATCTCGAGAGGCGATCCGTCTGCGCCGGTGGCGATGACGCGTGGGCGGTCGGACGCGGGGTCCTCGATACGATGCGCCGTCACGCCGAAGCGCAGGTCTTGGCCACTGGAGAGCCGCGCGGCGATGAGATCCTTCAGGACTTCGTGCTGCGGGTACAGCCACACACCGCGGCCGACGAGGTCGGCGAAGTCGATGCGGTGTCCGCTGCCGGCGAAGCGGAGCTCGATGCCGTCGTGGCGGTCTCCCAGGGTGCGGGCGCGGCTGAACGCGCCGAGCGTGTCGAGCACCTCGACGGTGCCCTGTTCGAGGATGCCTGCCCGGATCGTGGTCTCGATCTCTTCACGGGAACGCTGATCGATGACGACTGACTCGAGGCCGGACGCCGCGAGCAGATGCGACAGCAGCAGTCCGGCGGGTCCAGCGCCGACGATGGCGACGCGGGTGCGGATGGTGGACATTGGGGCGTCTCCTTCGACGTGACAACGGATGCCTCGCTCAGTGTGAACCCGGTTCAGACGGTCGAACGCCGCATTCCCGTTGAACGGGAGACGCCGACTATCGGGGGGACCGCAGCGTGGCCTCGATGCCGGTCACGGCTTCTCGCAGAGCGATGATCGCCGCCGTGTGCGGCGCTTGTCGTGGTAGCACCACGGAAAGCGCGGCGACGACTTCACCTGCGTCGCGGATCGGCACGGCCACGCCGGTCGAGACGGATTCGATCGAACCTTGCGCGATCGCCACGCCATCGCGACGCACGCCAGCGAGGAGACGGCGTAGACGTCCGGGATCGGTCACCGTCTCGGGTGCGAGAGCGCGCAACGGCTGGGCGAGCACGCGTTCGCGGAGATCGGCGGGAGCGTGCGCGAGCAGGACGAGGCCCGACGAGGAGGCGTGCAGCGGTAGCCGCCCAGCGATCCGTGTGATGTTCGCACCGGCGTCGGGGTGCGAAAGGCGTTCGAGGAACAGTGCTTCGTCCTGTTCGAGAACGGCGAGTTGGGTGTGCTGGCGGATGTGCGTCTGCACGCGCTCCATATAGGGGAGCGCCGCCTGGCGCAGACGTAGCGCGGTCGACCCGCGGAGGGCCAGTTCCCACAAGCGCATTCCCAGGTGGACGCGGCGGTCCTCGTCGCGTCCGAGCAGTCCGGCGTCGACCAGCTCGTCCACGATCCGGTGCGCGGTGGACGACGGCAGCGCCGCTCGGCGCCCGATCTGACTGGCCGACTGCACCGAACGATCAGCTGTGAACGTCTCGAGGACGCGCACGATGCGGTCGATCATCGAGTCGCTGGAGGGCGAGTTCGCCATGCGCTCAGGATGACACGGCTCGCGTCGACGGTGTTGCGGCGATGGTTGGTCCCCTGCCTGACGCGACGGCGGTAGCCTCGGCTCATGGTTTCTGTTCCGGATGCTGCAACGGCTTGGGAGCCCCTCACGCCTCATGCTGTCGCTGAGCTCCTTCGGGTCGGTAGCGCCCGCTGGTGGCTGTCGGGCGGGGTGGCCCTGGAGCACTGGCTGGGCCGGACGATCCGCGAACGGCCGAACACGGACGTGAGCACCACCCAAGGCGGGCTGCCGCAGCTGGTCCGGGCGTTGCCTGCCGGTTTCACCGCCTGGGCGCCTGCGGGGGAGGACGCCGTCATCCCCTGGGCCGACGCGCCCGACGATGCCGATGTGCAGCCGGTGCGGATTCAGGACGAGCGCTCCGGCGCCTGGGTGCTTCAGGTGAACGTCGAGGATGGGACGGAACATGCCTGGCTGTACCGGCGAGACCCGCGGCTGCAGTTGCCGTGGGATCGCGCCGTGCTCGAGGTCGACGGCATTCCGACCGGTGCGCCCGAGGTGCAGCTGGTCTGGAAGGCGTTGCGGCCGCGGCCGGAGGATGACCTCGACAAGGACGTGGTGCTGCCGCAGCTCTCGGACGAGGCCCGGTCGTGGTTCGAACGGGCGATCCTCTCCGTCCACCCGCACTCGAACTGGTCGATCCACGTGCGCAGCCCTTTCGCGCCCGCGAAGGCAAGCTGGAACCGCAAGAACGGCTAGGTCGGCCGGTGGTCGTCGGCGGCCACCGCATCCAGCACCACCGATCGGAACCACGTCTGCGCGGGAGACATGCTCAGTTCGCGTCGCGTGTAGAGCGCGACCGGGGTGCTCTGGCCCGGCCACGGCAGCTCGGCGATGCGCAGACCGGGGAACCATCCGCAGAACACCTCGGCCACGTGTCGCGGCAGCAGCACGACGAGATCGGTCGCCTCGAGCACCGCGGGCACGGTGGCGTACTCCTCGACCGTCAGCGTCACCTGCGGCATGAGTCCCTGTTCGATCATCGCCTGGAGCGGGTACACGTGGCCGCCGCGGGAGGACACCCGCACGAAGCGGCGCCCGACGAACATGTCCGCGGCGGTCGGAGGCAGCGGATGGGCACGCGAGGACAGCGCCACGTACTCCACGTCGCGCACCGGTGTGCGCCACAGCCGCGGCGAGTCCAGCAACGACACCGTGATCGCCAGGTCGATGGTGCCCCGGACGAGCCCGTCTTCCACCTGATCCGCGTCCAGCCGCCGCACCTGCAGGTGAAGGTCCGGCGCCTCCTTCGCGAGCACCGGCATGATCGGCGGCAGGAAGGTCTGCTCGCCGATCGAGGTCAGCGCGAGCGAGAGCTCCCCGCCGAAGCTCGCGGGATCGAAGGCGTCGGGCGCGCTCACCACGGCATCGATGCGCGACAGTGCCTCGTGCAGCGGTCCGAACAGCTGCCGGGCACGCGGGGTCGGCACCATCTCGTTCCCCTGGCGGCGGAACAGGTCGTCGCCGAACCGCTGCCGCAACCTCCTCAGCGTGTAGCTGACCGTCGGCTGCGTGACGTGCAATCGCTCGGCGGCGGCGGTCAGACTGCGCAGCTCGTACAGCACGACGAAAGTGCGCAACTGGTTGAGATCGGTGAGCGACATCGCATTGATCCCATCTATACGGTTCGGCTCCTACATCTATTGGACCATACCCATAGAGCGAACTAGAGTCAGGGTGACAGCACCGGCACCGCTGCCGACGTGGCACGCACCACCCGGCACCGACCCGATCACAGTGACGAGGACGCACGTTGATCATCGACATCCATGGCCACTACACCACGGCCCCCGCGCAGCTGGGAGCGTGGCGCGATCTGCAGATCGCGTATGCGGAAGGCGCGGGCGAGGCGCCCGACCCGGCCGCGCTGCGGATCAGCGATGACGACATCCGCGAGACCATCGAGGCGAACCAGTTGCGGCTGATGGACGACCGCGGCAGCGATGTCACGGTGTTCAGTCCCCGTGCATCGTTCATGGCCCACCACCTCGGCGACCTCGCCGTCAGCGAGACCTGGGCG
This region of Microbacterium paraoxydans genomic DNA includes:
- a CDS encoding DUF6573 family protein — protein: MTEQSENPFKGAEIIAVYTAEEAVADGLLLHFNPATALEAGYRLTVLLTRAAYEAAVQWTREGDWQSEDARFWDVLNVIRPTARQVAGDLVPRETYVLRVPNATRSGNPSTATTASRQRLRVSIEGYNLTGQACIIIALPGED
- a CDS encoding DUF1643 domain-containing protein: MTETWIYERTADNSARFVLGTVGVNPLVCVGVNPSTAAPGDPDRTVSKVMGFAARNGFDSWVMLNLYPQRSIDPKGMHLVHDPQLQADNERHIADLIGGRQLTIVAAWGELIRSRPYLPQMLEGIASVTDASGCDWVSIGDLLKSGHPRHPSRARYAWPLQSFDVASYLA
- a CDS encoding DUF4192 family protein, producing MATTPTTIKAGTPRDFLGLVPALLGFTPQDSLVLVPFEASRTIGAMRLDLDADAATLAHTGLGLVCRVPRVTGVAAVIYAAEDADSTRDLGQQIADVADRQGLHLVDVLYVASDGYGSHLTGEAPRPVAEIATPDALREKVAASQTAGASIPDADPARAARIAFAAARMDDDALADFVAVAEDALTGDPADLDTRQAAILLTGIGIPLWRDVALIQWATDRGNGTRALAAQIGHSIMGAPVPESIARTLYGQGDRPDADRLTAGLALVRHLAAYADDQERPNLLAAAAWLSWALGRSTHATVYTDRALAIDPDHGMSQIVATLCSAAVLPDWAFAR
- a CDS encoding FAD-binding protein encodes the protein MVDARQEPTPDWLVEGATLGELAGKIDVPAQALAETVARFNEHAARGEDPDFHRGASAYDRYWGDEQNPYPNPSLAPLEQGPYYALAVVNGCFGTSGGIATDGLGRVLDADGDAIRGLFAVGNASENAFAAGYPGAGATLGPIMTMAYLLGRTASGASIGDLSLADGAGAR
- a CDS encoding Dabb family protein, whose amino-acid sequence is MIRHVVFFSFAANHDPAVLEEWRDLLDGLLGKIPGLVRLSHGPDVMRSERAWDYALVADFRTLDDVRAYATHPAHLPLFPLSGAISEQIASVDFEIDEQ
- a CDS encoding nuclear transport factor 2 family protein, yielding MKSEDGFSMPRVRAVTPTVAEELRDLKARYFHYVDLKQWDELRGLFVDDCVFEGLWAAAPDPDTFVENLMRNMTEEVVSVHHGFMPQFRRIDDFSARGRWAMTDYLTWPRGSRGYMGITVPEQRGMRGYGYYEELYRLTESGWRIAFMRLSRIRMDPIVGDAPAIDYPVVPAVPGWLD
- a CDS encoding 4-hydroxybenzoate 3-monooxygenase; translated protein: MSTIRTRVAIVGAGPAGLLLSHLLAASGLESVVIDQRSREEIETTIRAGILEQGTVEVLDTLGAFSRARTLGDRHDGIELRFAGSGHRIDFADLVGRGVWLYPQHEVLKDLIAARLSSGQDLRFGVTAHRIEDPASDRPRVIATGADGSPLEIEAEFVVGADGSRSVVREAVTGSHTGGHFREYPFAWFGILCEAPPSADELIYSNSPDGFALISQRSTTVQRMYFQCDPRTDPSTLTEEQLWEELQKRVPGTTLKEGPVFQRDVLRFRSFVALELLRGRLALIGDAAHTVPPTGAKGMNLAVADVLVLERALRALLLERDSRLVEAFPETALHRIWKAQHFSWWMTSMLHVAPDARDFDRLRQLGELQSVVESEAGRRFLAEAYTGWPLHTLT
- a CDS encoding IclR family transcriptional regulator produces the protein MANSPSSDSMIDRIVRVLETFTADRSVQSASQIGRRAALPSSTAHRIVDELVDAGLLGRDEDRRVHLGMRLWELALRGSTALRLRQAALPYMERVQTHIRQHTQLAVLEQDEALFLERLSHPDAGANITRIAGRLPLHASSSGLVLLAHAPADLRERVLAQPLRALAPETVTDPGRLRRLLAGVRRDGVAIAQGSIESVSTGVAVPIRDAGEVVAALSVVLPRQAPHTAAIIALREAVTGIEATLRSPR